In a single window of the Methylococcus sp. Mc7 genome:
- a CDS encoding YhjD/YihY/BrkB family envelope integrity protein: protein MNLSYRLPVREAYEPVRRGLTVVLRWAVALAGEIRAGGLDYRAMSLVYTSLLALIPLLAVAFSVLKAFGAHTELEPLLSELLDPLGPNAEQVKDAIIDSVKRMKVGVLGFLGFLFLFYVSITMLDKIEESFNHVWRTRTSRSLWRRLGDYLSFTLVGPLLVFSAFGSMTGLLGRHSGRGAAGWAWSLADHVLPYAAIILAFTLFYRVIPSARVKLRSALFGGVVAGAMWEVAGWVFGKFVAGSSQYHAVYSSFAILVLFMVWLYVSWLIVLLGAQSSFFFQNPQCIGQSGGRARADNRLWERSGLAVLYLIVQRFLAGQKPPSLPDLAESLKLPEVLTGELLALLQHAGFIVAIDHGRPGFLPARDPGTIAVLEVLETLRGDEDGLPVPEPVALGLAAAETSLCAALAGASLRDWATSAPPQ, encoded by the coding sequence ATGAACCTTTCCTATCGGCTACCGGTCCGCGAAGCGTACGAGCCGGTGCGCCGCGGCTTGACCGTCGTTCTGCGCTGGGCAGTCGCGTTGGCGGGCGAAATCCGCGCCGGCGGGCTGGATTACCGTGCCATGAGCCTGGTGTATACCAGCCTGCTGGCGCTGATCCCTTTGCTCGCCGTGGCGTTTTCCGTGCTCAAGGCTTTCGGTGCGCACACCGAGCTGGAGCCCTTGCTGTCGGAACTGCTCGATCCTCTGGGGCCCAACGCGGAGCAGGTGAAGGACGCCATCATCGACTCGGTCAAGCGGATGAAGGTCGGGGTGCTCGGTTTCCTGGGCTTCCTGTTCCTGTTCTACGTCAGCATCACCATGCTGGACAAGATCGAGGAATCCTTCAACCATGTCTGGCGTACCCGCACTTCCCGCAGCCTCTGGCGCCGGCTCGGCGACTACCTGAGCTTCACCCTGGTCGGTCCGCTGCTGGTGTTTTCGGCCTTCGGCAGCATGACCGGACTCCTGGGCCGCCACTCCGGGCGAGGCGCGGCCGGCTGGGCCTGGAGCCTGGCGGATCACGTGCTGCCGTATGCGGCGATCATCCTGGCCTTCACCCTGTTCTACCGGGTCATCCCCAGCGCCCGGGTCAAGCTGCGCTCGGCCCTGTTCGGCGGCGTCGTGGCCGGCGCGATGTGGGAAGTGGCCGGCTGGGTGTTCGGCAAGTTCGTCGCGGGGTCTTCGCAATACCATGCGGTCTATTCCAGCTTCGCCATCCTGGTGCTGTTCATGGTATGGCTGTACGTGAGCTGGCTCATCGTGCTGCTGGGCGCGCAAAGCAGTTTTTTCTTCCAGAATCCCCAATGCATCGGCCAGTCGGGGGGCAGGGCGAGGGCGGACAACCGCCTGTGGGAGCGCAGCGGCCTGGCGGTCCTGTACCTGATCGTCCAGCGTTTCCTGGCCGGACAAAAACCCCCGAGCCTCCCGGACCTGGCCGAATCGCTCAAATTGCCGGAAGTCCTGACGGGGGAACTGCTGGCCCTACTGCAGCATGCCGGCTTCATCGTCGCCATCGACCACGGCCGTCCGGGTTTCCTGCCCGCCCGCGATCCGGGGACGATAGCCGTGCTCGAGGTGCTCGAAACCCTGCGCGGAGACGAGGACGGCCTCCCGGTCCCGGAGCCGGTCGCCTTGGGGTTGGCCGCCGCCGAGACCTCGCTGTGCGCCGCCCTGGCCGGCGCGAGCCTGCGCGACTGGGCCACCTCGGCCCCTCCCCAATAG
- a CDS encoding DUF3131 domain-containing protein — protein sequence MSFPSALLAARQHLVVILGLLTAAALVSWLETPSRPVPPPLPAGEIPASRHGALSEEETRWARAAWRYFQRNSREETGLANAADGRSVTTLWDTGSHLLAMISAYRLGVIERAEFDQRLGRALNALARIPLFQGELPNRFYLTETLGMADAEGLPSDQGVGWSAVDIARVLVPLNVIVWNHPGHAAEASAVVRRWRLDRLVREGVLTGAVVDAQGRAEYSQEGRGAYETYAAKALALMGGGVPATAASYGYAKVQGVRVPVDQRPPEKFSTRNYTVGEPYILEGLEFGWDRSGREDAWRIFRAQENRFKATGKLTAASSGPVDEAPYFVYNAVYAGTRPWQTLTADAREASDLRFLSAGDAVGWHVLYDAGYGRQLAEKAAGLFDPEQGWYGGWYEAKDRPNRVLSANTNAMVLEALHYRQFGKLVAVYPPADIAESAAPVGPPAGQPSADSGGATARAKPAAKSGPAHKAKIGTAGSRKGKGGSSASKASGRHGSKARKTEAKPAKKRR from the coding sequence ATGAGCTTTCCGAGCGCATTACTCGCCGCACGCCAGCATCTCGTGGTGATCCTGGGTCTCCTGACCGCGGCCGCGCTGGTGTCGTGGCTGGAGACGCCTTCCCGCCCCGTGCCGCCGCCGCTTCCCGCCGGGGAAATACCCGCTTCCCGCCACGGCGCCTTGTCCGAGGAAGAGACCCGCTGGGCTCGGGCCGCCTGGCGCTATTTCCAGCGCAATTCGCGGGAGGAGACGGGGCTGGCCAATGCGGCCGACGGCCGTTCCGTCACCACGCTGTGGGACACGGGCTCCCATCTGCTCGCCATGATTTCCGCCTATCGCCTCGGCGTCATCGAGCGTGCCGAGTTCGACCAGCGGCTGGGCCGGGCCCTGAACGCCCTGGCAAGGATACCCTTGTTCCAGGGCGAACTCCCCAACCGCTTCTATCTCACCGAAACCCTCGGGATGGCGGATGCCGAAGGTCTGCCCTCGGACCAAGGCGTCGGCTGGTCGGCGGTCGATATCGCCCGGGTGCTGGTGCCGCTGAACGTCATCGTCTGGAACCATCCGGGCCATGCCGCCGAGGCGAGCGCCGTGGTGCGGCGCTGGCGGCTGGACCGGCTGGTGCGGGAAGGCGTGCTGACCGGCGCGGTCGTCGACGCGCAGGGCCGGGCGGAGTATTCGCAGGAAGGCCGGGGGGCTTACGAAACCTATGCGGCGAAGGCTCTCGCGCTGATGGGGGGTGGCGTGCCGGCAACCGCGGCCTCGTACGGCTACGCCAAGGTCCAGGGGGTGCGGGTTCCGGTCGACCAGCGGCCGCCGGAAAAATTTTCCACCCGCAACTACACCGTCGGCGAGCCCTATATTCTCGAAGGGCTGGAATTCGGCTGGGACCGTAGCGGACGGGAGGACGCCTGGCGCATATTCCGCGCCCAGGAAAACCGGTTCAAGGCGACCGGCAAGTTGACGGCGGCCAGTTCCGGTCCCGTCGACGAGGCGCCGTATTTCGTCTACAACGCCGTGTACGCCGGGACCAGGCCGTGGCAGACGCTCACGGCGGACGCCAGGGAGGCTTCGGACCTCCGCTTCTTGAGCGCAGGCGATGCCGTCGGTTGGCATGTCCTGTACGATGCGGGCTATGGCCGGCAACTGGCGGAAAAGGCGGCGGGCCTGTTCGATCCGGAGCAGGGCTGGTATGGCGGCTGGTACGAAGCCAAGGATCGCCCCAACCGCGTGCTGAGCGCCAACACCAATGCCATGGTGCTGGAGGCCTTGCATTACCGGCAGTTTGGCAAGCTGGTGGCGGTTTACCCGCCGGCCGACATCGCCGAATCCGCAGCGCCCGTCGGTCCGCCAGCGGGCCAGCCTTCGGCGGACAGCGGCGGAGCCACGGCGCGGGCCAAGCCGGCGGCCAAGTCCGGCCCGGCCCACAAGGCCAAGATCGGGACGGCCGGCTCACGGAAAGGGAAGGGCGGCTCCTCCGCCTCCAAGGCTTCCGGCAGACACGGTTCGAAGGCCCGGAAGACGGAAGCCAAGCCGGCAAAGAAACGTCGCTGA
- a CDS encoding glycosyltransferase: MMGHNFERFEERQAPEPLPRSPWRESLYQYLATIALVLGAWYLAWRWTASLNEQALWFSVPVVLAESCAYLAWALFAYNLWRTADRPSRPAPYWISECVSDLAAPHRPLAVDVCVATCDEDAALVRQSLEDAKKLNYPYQIDIRLHLYDAGRRPAMKQLAESLEVAYIVPEERDGLGTHNLRRIVEETQGDFIVFCDADTRLFPSFLEHTLGYFRDPDVAWVQTPQWYDDIPQGIPLGDVLGRRFGPTGLAVGKACEAAAGPIRIGRDPFGSDPTMFFGVIQRRRDRADAAYSCGAGAVYRSDALAEAVDLARARRVGKEVGRFAKGISDRECRADFVESVTRQAAADAGVAPYHLRESEHFYVSMVLHGCRNRRWGSVLHPRIESKMLSPQTSRDAVARRFRRTLGLMEIALRDNPVFSRGLSLPQRLLYAQTLWSCFGSLWHSVFLLAPIVFLYTGIAPVAAYSPRFFVHLLPFLLAAELAMMTGTWGVSCFRQRAASLALLPVDLHALWSVLRGRRFPTVSRSNRARDLSRLAEFRIAATALTLGGMFFALVRLAFGSHADPGGLLANGLWGLYNVVLLSGTVSLSARNVPVEPSDAQEVQA, from the coding sequence ATGATGGGGCATAATTTCGAAAGGTTCGAGGAGCGCCAGGCGCCTGAGCCGCTACCCCGGTCGCCGTGGCGCGAGTCGCTTTACCAGTACCTGGCGACCATCGCGCTGGTCCTGGGGGCCTGGTATCTGGCCTGGCGCTGGACTGCATCCCTGAACGAGCAGGCGCTGTGGTTCTCGGTGCCAGTGGTTCTTGCCGAAAGCTGCGCTTATCTCGCTTGGGCGTTGTTCGCCTACAATTTGTGGCGGACCGCCGATCGGCCCTCGCGGCCGGCGCCTTACTGGATCTCCGAGTGCGTTTCGGATCTCGCCGCGCCCCACCGGCCGCTGGCCGTGGATGTGTGTGTCGCGACCTGCGACGAGGATGCGGCCCTGGTCCGCCAAAGCCTGGAAGATGCGAAAAAGCTGAATTATCCCTATCAGATCGACATAAGGCTGCATCTCTATGATGCGGGCCGCCGCCCCGCCATGAAGCAGCTTGCGGAGTCCCTGGAAGTGGCCTACATCGTGCCGGAGGAGCGGGACGGCCTGGGGACGCACAATCTGCGCCGGATCGTCGAGGAGACACAAGGGGATTTCATCGTGTTCTGCGATGCCGACACCCGGTTGTTTCCCTCCTTTCTGGAACATACCTTGGGGTATTTCCGCGATCCGGACGTGGCCTGGGTGCAGACGCCGCAGTGGTATGACGACATCCCCCAAGGCATCCCGCTGGGCGATGTCCTGGGCCGCCGTTTCGGCCCCACGGGCCTGGCGGTCGGAAAAGCGTGCGAGGCGGCGGCGGGACCGATACGCATCGGCAGGGACCCGTTCGGCAGCGATCCAACCATGTTTTTCGGCGTGATCCAGCGCCGGCGCGACCGCGCCGACGCGGCCTATTCGTGCGGCGCGGGCGCCGTCTACCGCAGCGACGCGCTCGCGGAGGCGGTGGATCTGGCGCGCGCCCGGCGGGTGGGCAAGGAGGTCGGCCGGTTCGCGAAGGGGATCAGCGACCGGGAATGCCGTGCCGATTTCGTCGAATCGGTGACGCGCCAGGCGGCGGCGGATGCCGGAGTGGCGCCGTATCATCTGCGCGAATCCGAACATTTCTACGTGTCCATGGTGCTCCACGGCTGCCGCAACCGGCGCTGGGGTTCCGTGCTGCATCCCCGGATCGAGTCGAAGATGCTCTCGCCGCAGACTTCGCGGGATGCGGTCGCCCGGCGTTTCCGCCGCACCCTGGGGCTCATGGAAATCGCGCTGCGCGACAACCCCGTTTTTTCCCGCGGCCTGAGCCTGCCGCAGCGGCTCCTGTATGCCCAGACCCTTTGGTCCTGCTTCGGCTCCCTGTGGCACTCGGTTTTCCTCTTGGCGCCGATCGTTTTTCTGTACACCGGCATCGCGCCGGTCGCCGCTTATTCCCCGCGGTTTTTCGTCCATCTCCTGCCGTTCCTGCTGGCTGCGGAGCTTGCCATGATGACGGGTACCTGGGGCGTGTCCTGTTTCCGGCAGCGGGCCGCGTCGCTGGCCCTGCTGCCGGTGGATCTGCATGCCTTGTGGTCGGTGCTGCGGGGGCGGCGATTTCCCACGGTTTCGAGAAGCAACCGGGCGCGCGATTTGTCCCGGCTGGCCGAATTCCGCATCGCGGCCACGGCTTTGACGCTGGGCGGGATGTTTTTCGCCCTGGTACGCCTGGCCTTCGGCAGCCACGCGGACCCGGGCGGCCTCCTCGCCAACGGCCTGTGGGGGCTTTACAACGTCGTTCTGCTGTCGGGCACCGTGAGCCTCTCGGCACGGAACGTTCCCGTCGAACCATCTGACGCGCAAGAGGTCCAGGCATGA
- the groL gene encoding chaperonin GroEL (60 kDa chaperone family; promotes refolding of misfolded polypeptides especially under stressful conditions; forms two stacked rings of heptamers to form a barrel-shaped 14mer; ends can be capped by GroES; misfolded proteins enter the barrel where they are refolded when GroES binds) yields MAAKEVKFSDDARARMLRGVNILAHAVKVTLGPKGRNVVLEKSFGAPTVTKDGVSVAKEIELSDKFENMGAQMVKEVASQTSDVAGDGTTTATVLAQSILTEGLKAVAAGMNPMDLKRGIDKAVATAVEEIHAMSVPCTDSNAIAQVGTISANSDESIGSIIAEAMDKVGKEGVITVEDGSGLENQLDIVEGMQFDRGYLSPYFINNQQSMSAELENPFILINEKKVSNIRELLPVLEGVAKAGRPLLIIAEDVEGEALATLVVNNMRGILKVAAVKAPGFGDRRKAMLEDIAVLTGGTVISEDIGLSLEKATLADLGTAKKVQITKENTTIIDGAGSSEAIQGRVAQIRKQVEDTTSDYDREKLQERLAKLAGGVAVIKVGAATEVEMKEKKARVEDALHATRAAVEEGIVPGGGVALIRVLAKLGDLKGANHDQDVGISIARRAMEEPLRQIVANAGDEPSVVLNKVAEGSGNFGYNAATGEYGDMVAMGILDPAKVTRSALQNASSVASLMITTEAMVAEEPKEEAPMPGGMGGMGGMGDMM; encoded by the coding sequence ATGGCAGCTAAAGAAGTCAAGTTCAGCGACGACGCACGCGCCCGCATGCTGCGGGGCGTCAACATCCTGGCGCACGCGGTGAAAGTCACCCTGGGTCCGAAGGGCCGCAACGTGGTGCTGGAAAAGAGCTTCGGCGCTCCCACCGTGACCAAGGACGGCGTGTCCGTGGCGAAGGAAATCGAGCTGTCCGACAAGTTCGAGAACATGGGCGCCCAGATGGTGAAAGAAGTCGCTTCGCAGACTTCCGACGTGGCCGGCGACGGCACCACCACCGCCACCGTGCTGGCGCAGTCGATCCTGACCGAGGGCCTGAAGGCCGTCGCCGCCGGCATGAATCCGATGGACCTGAAGCGCGGCATCGACAAGGCCGTCGCCACCGCGGTCGAGGAAATCCACGCCATGTCCGTGCCCTGCACCGACAGCAACGCGATCGCCCAGGTCGGCACCATTTCCGCCAACTCCGACGAATCCATCGGCAGCATCATCGCCGAGGCGATGGACAAGGTGGGCAAGGAAGGCGTCATCACCGTCGAGGACGGCTCGGGCCTGGAAAACCAGCTCGACATCGTCGAGGGCATGCAGTTCGACCGTGGCTACCTGTCCCCCTATTTCATCAACAACCAGCAGAGCATGAGCGCCGAGCTGGAGAACCCGTTCATTCTCATCAACGAGAAGAAGGTCTCCAACATCCGCGAACTGCTGCCGGTGCTGGAAGGTGTGGCGAAGGCCGGCCGTCCGCTCCTGATCATCGCCGAGGACGTCGAGGGCGAAGCCCTGGCCACCCTGGTGGTCAACAACATGCGCGGCATCCTGAAGGTCGCGGCGGTGAAGGCACCGGGCTTCGGCGACCGCCGCAAGGCCATGCTGGAAGACATCGCCGTGCTGACCGGCGGCACCGTCATCTCCGAAGACATCGGCCTGAGCCTGGAAAAGGCGACCCTGGCGGATCTGGGTACCGCGAAGAAGGTCCAGATCACCAAGGAAAACACCACCATCATCGACGGCGCGGGTTCCAGCGAGGCCATCCAGGGCCGCGTGGCGCAGATCCGCAAGCAGGTGGAGGACACCACGTCCGACTACGACCGTGAGAAGCTGCAGGAACGTCTGGCCAAGCTGGCCGGCGGCGTCGCGGTCATCAAGGTCGGTGCGGCCACCGAAGTCGAAATGAAGGAAAAGAAGGCACGCGTGGAAGATGCGCTGCACGCCACCCGCGCGGCGGTCGAAGAGGGCATCGTTCCGGGCGGCGGCGTAGCCCTGATCCGGGTGCTGGCCAAGCTGGGCGACCTCAAGGGCGCCAACCACGATCAGGACGTCGGCATCAGCATCGCCCGCCGCGCCATGGAAGAGCCGCTGCGCCAGATCGTCGCCAACGCGGGTGACGAGCCGTCGGTGGTGTTGAACAAGGTCGCGGAAGGTTCCGGCAACTTCGGCTACAACGCCGCGACCGGCGAGTACGGCGACATGGTGGCCATGGGCATTCTCGACCCGGCCAAGGTGACCCGTTCCGCACTGCAGAACGCGTCTTCCGTCGCTTCCCTGATGATCACGACCGAGGCCATGGTTGCCGAGGAGCCGAAGGAAGAGGCTCCGATGCCGGGCGGCATGGGCGGTATGGGTGGCATGGGCGACATGATGTAA
- the groES gene encoding co-chaperone GroES, whose translation MKIRPLHDRVIVKRLEEERTSAGGIVIPDSAAEKPMRGEVLAVGNGKVLDNGEVRALQVKVGDKVLFGKYAGTEVKVDGEDVVVMREDDILAVLES comes from the coding sequence GTGAAAATTCGTCCTTTGCATGACCGTGTCATCGTTAAACGTCTGGAAGAGGAACGCACCAGCGCAGGCGGAATCGTGATTCCCGACAGCGCTGCGGAGAAGCCCATGCGCGGCGAAGTCCTGGCCGTCGGCAACGGCAAGGTGCTCGACAACGGCGAGGTGCGCGCACTGCAGGTCAAGGTGGGTGACAAGGTCCTGTTCGGCAAGTACGCCGGCACCGAGGTCAAGGTCGACGGAGAAGATGTGGTGGTGATGCGTGAGGACGACATCCTGGCCGTTCTCGAGAGCTGA